Genomic window (Nitrospirota bacterium):
GGTCGCAGTAGCAACGAGAACGAATACTCCGATATTCGTAGATGACAGCGTGATCAAGTTTAAAAGCAATGACGAACTGGAAAACTGGCTTAAAAACCTTAAACCGGAAGACTTCGGAAATGTCATGTAACAGAATTATTATGACATGCTTATAAAGACCGAGGGCATCGTACTTAAAACCCGCAGATACGGCGAAGCAGACCTGATCGTAACTTTCCTCACCCCTTCAAAAGGAATTATCAACTCCTTTGCTAAAAGTTCCAGAAAAACCGGCAGCAGGTTCGGAAGCAGCCTTGAACCTCTTACATACTCAAAAATATCGCTCTGGGGAAAAGAGCAGTCAATGCCGAAGGTCACACAATCCGACATAATTGATTCCTTCCACGCCCTCCGGGAAAATTACAATGACTTTATAAACGCTTCACGGCTCGCGGAGATGCTGATATCTTTGACCCCTTCGGAAACTCCTGGCAATAAGGCATTCCCTTTCTTTCTTGACGCTCTCAAATTCCTTAAATCTTCCGGTGAGAACCCGAAAAACGCGTTGTACCTTGTAACGCAGATACGCCTGTTAGCGATGATGGGATACGCTCCGCGCCTTAAGAACTGCGGAAGATGCGGAAAGGAGGGGCGGCTCTTCTTCACCTCGGCAGGCTCCGTTTTATGCAATACATGCGCGCCGAAACCGGCGAAAGAGCCACCGCTTAAGATAAGCGGCAAGACAGCCACCTTCTATATTCACTGCATTGAATGGCCTGTAAAGACCATAAGCCGCCTCAAACCTCGGGAAGATGTCCTTTCAGAACTCTCCGGGCTTATTGAAAAGCATGTAAGCCATCTCCTGAGCAAAAGACTGATGACGTCTGAATATCTTGAAAATTCCATTGCATATTTTCCGGGGAGCAAGAGTTGTGTCACACCTGCCGCCGCTTCGCACGGAAAAAGGAGATAACCGAAGATGTGTGAAACCAATGTGTATGTGGATTCCGACGGGAAAGAGGAACTGTATCTTGAAAACGTGGACATAATCAGGCCGGAAAACGGGAAGATCATCCTCAAAAACCTTTTTGGCGAGGAACGCTCGTTTGAGGGGAAGATACGGGAAATCTCCCTTATGAAGCACAAGATAATACTCAAAAAGTGAGAATGACCCGAAATGAATTTTGCGCGCATCATAATACAGGAA
Coding sequences:
- a CDS encoding CooT family nickel-binding protein, which encodes MCETNVYVDSDGKEELYLENVDIIRPENGKIILKNLFGEERSFEGKIREISLMKHKIILKK
- the recO gene encoding DNA repair protein RecO, whose translation is MLIKTEGIVLKTRRYGEADLIVTFLTPSKGIINSFAKSSRKTGSRFGSSLEPLTYSKISLWGKEQSMPKVTQSDIIDSFHALRENYNDFINASRLAEMLISLTPSETPGNKAFPFFLDALKFLKSSGENPKNALYLVTQIRLLAMMGYAPRLKNCGRCGKEGRLFFTSAGSVLCNTCAPKPAKEPPLKISGKTATFYIHCIEWPVKTISRLKPREDVLSELSGLIEKHVSHLLSKRLMTSEYLENSIAYFPGSKSCVTPAAASHGKRR